Proteins from a genomic interval of Paenibacillus sp. FSL H8-0048:
- a CDS encoding ABC transporter substrate-binding protein, producing the protein MKGFKRLSLPFLLMLVLGTVLAGCGSKSGDVKVKIGEVTRSVFYAPEYVALSQGFFKDEGLDVELQTIPGGDKTMTALLSGAIDVALVGSETSIYVYQQGADDPVINFAQLTQRDGTFLFARTPDSHFTWDKVKGSTFLGQRQGGMPQMAGAFTLRSKGIDAEKDLTLIQNIDFANIAGAFASGTGDYVQLFEPQASIFESEGRGQVVASFGVESGYLPYTVFMSKQSYITKNQDTVQKFTNAVQRAQLWVKAHHPEEIADAVMPYFEKIDRGIVVSAISRYKEQDTYAVNPVIDDKEWNNLLDVIDHAGELKERIPAAKIVNNSLAEQAESTIKE; encoded by the coding sequence ATGAAAGGGTTCAAAAGACTGTCATTGCCGTTCTTGCTAATGCTTGTGCTCGGCACTGTTCTCGCAGGCTGCGGCAGTAAATCCGGTGATGTCAAGGTGAAGATCGGCGAAGTTACCCGTTCCGTGTTCTATGCGCCTGAATATGTGGCCTTATCACAGGGCTTTTTCAAGGATGAAGGGCTGGACGTGGAACTGCAGACGATACCTGGCGGAGATAAAACCATGACGGCCCTGCTCTCAGGGGCAATCGATGTGGCGCTGGTCGGTTCGGAGACCTCCATTTACGTGTACCAGCAGGGGGCGGATGATCCTGTAATCAATTTTGCCCAGCTTACACAGCGGGATGGAACGTTCTTGTTCGCGCGTACACCGGACAGCCATTTTACATGGGACAAAGTGAAGGGCTCGACCTTCCTGGGGCAAAGGCAAGGGGGCATGCCGCAGATGGCGGGCGCATTCACGCTGCGCAGCAAGGGGATTGATGCGGAGAAGGATCTGACGCTGATCCAGAACATTGATTTCGCCAACATTGCCGGGGCGTTTGCTTCAGGGACCGGGGATTATGTGCAGCTGTTCGAGCCTCAGGCATCGATCTTCGAGAGTGAAGGCCGGGGCCAGGTGGTCGCTTCCTTCGGGGTGGAGAGCGGTTATCTGCCGTATACAGTATTCATGTCCAAGCAGAGCTACATTACTAAGAATCAGGATACGGTGCAGAAATTCACCAATGCGGTCCAGCGTGCCCAGTTATGGGTGAAGGCTCATCATCCTGAGGAGATTGCTGACGCGGTAATGCCGTATTTTGAAAAGATTGACCGGGGCATTGTGGTCTCTGCCATCAGCCGCTATAAAGAGCAGGATACCTATGCCGTCAATCCTGTGATCGATGACAAGGAATGGAATAATCTATTGGATGTCATTGACCATGCCGGTGAGCTGAAGGAACGAATTCCTGCCGCTAAAATTGTTAACAACAGCTTGGCAGAGCAGGCAGAGAGCACCATTAAGGAGTGA
- a CDS encoding HAD family hydrolase, whose translation MREVQALLFDLDNTLMDRDQTFRSFSMKFVQDFLGHLSGEQAVQVVEDMIIRDADGYRDKDGFFAELSEVLPWEKALTAADIRAYYDETYIRHGAIMKHALETLEYCRERGYPLGLVTNGGTAIQYGKIDLLGLRSYFRTIVISGEVGISKPDPAIYRLALERLGSTAEQTIFIGDHPVNDIWGAARSGMDTIWLKRNHPWDESLNVKPVGVIQELDELRGII comes from the coding sequence ATGAGAGAGGTACAAGCTTTACTGTTTGATCTGGACAACACCCTGATGGACCGTGATCAGACCTTCCGCAGCTTCAGCATGAAGTTTGTGCAGGATTTCCTGGGACATCTTAGCGGGGAGCAGGCTGTGCAGGTGGTGGAGGATATGATTATCAGGGATGCCGACGGATACCGGGATAAGGACGGGTTCTTCGCGGAACTGAGCGAGGTTCTGCCTTGGGAGAAGGCGTTGACCGCTGCGGACATCCGGGCCTATTATGACGAGACCTATATCCGCCACGGGGCGATAATGAAGCATGCACTGGAGACGCTGGAGTATTGCCGGGAACGCGGATATCCGCTGGGACTGGTCACAAACGGCGGCACAGCTATTCAATATGGCAAAATCGATCTGCTCGGACTCCGCAGCTACTTCCGCACGATCGTCATTTCGGGCGAAGTTGGGATCAGCAAGCCTGATCCTGCGATCTACCGGTTAGCCCTGGAACGTCTGGGTTCCACGGCGGAACAGACTATCTTCATCGGGGATCATCCCGTGAATGATATCTGGGGGGCGGCTAGAAGCGGGATGGATACGATCTGGCTGAAACGCAATCACCCTTGGGATGAATCACTGAATGTGAAGCCGGTCGGGGTTATTCAAGAGCTGGATGAGCTGCGGGGCATTATTTAA
- a CDS encoding aromatic acid exporter family protein, giving the protein MGFRIIKTAAATLLSILLAAAAGIPNAQSAGLLAILGVETTRKRSLRTITARFFASLVGLFLGCILFWALGFHYWVLGLYVLFGFPLIVKSGFKEGIVTSSVIVFRVFGQADITVHILLQQVELLIIGLGSAGLVNFIYMPQTGGIIAGIRKEVDGYFSVIFRQMARTLRDPGYIWDGKELIGAGEAVQKGLSAASREMENHVIHPDEAWNVYFYMRKEQLESIQNMMQLLSQVYRQLPHGDMVAELFDQLSGDVLAEEYTGRTERLLEELQQEFQEMELPDSREEFEIRSAILQLCRELALYLKIAKRYKSPVELRPAKDKQPAKSKA; this is encoded by the coding sequence ATGGGATTTCGTATTATTAAAACGGCGGCTGCAACTCTGCTGTCTATTCTGCTGGCAGCCGCCGCTGGTATCCCTAATGCGCAAAGCGCGGGACTGCTGGCTATTCTCGGGGTGGAAACGACCCGCAAAAGGAGTCTACGCACGATTACGGCGCGCTTCTTCGCCTCGTTGGTGGGACTCTTTTTGGGCTGTATTCTGTTCTGGGCCCTGGGCTTTCATTACTGGGTACTCGGACTGTATGTATTGTTCGGCTTCCCGCTGATTGTCAAATCCGGCTTCAAGGAAGGGATCGTCACCAGCTCGGTTATCGTGTTCCGTGTATTTGGACAAGCTGATATCACGGTCCATATCCTGCTGCAGCAGGTGGAGCTGCTGATTATCGGCCTCGGCTCGGCCGGACTTGTGAACTTCATCTATATGCCGCAGACCGGCGGGATCATTGCAGGCATCCGCAAAGAGGTGGATGGCTATTTCTCGGTTATCTTCCGGCAAATGGCCAGAACGCTCCGTGATCCCGGTTATATCTGGGATGGGAAAGAGCTGATCGGGGCAGGGGAGGCTGTGCAGAAGGGGCTGAGCGCGGCATCCAGGGAAATGGAGAATCATGTGATCCACCCGGATGAAGCCTGGAATGTGTACTTCTATATGCGTAAGGAGCAGCTGGAGTCCATCCAGAATATGATGCAGCTGCTCTCGCAGGTCTACCGGCAGCTGCCGCACGGAGATATGGTGGCAGAACTGTTCGACCAGCTTAGCGGCGATGTGCTGGCTGAGGAATATACCGGCCGGACCGAACGGCTGCTGGAGGAGCTGCAGCAGGAGTTCCAGGAGATGGAGCTGCCGGATTCGCGTGAGGAATTCGAGATCCGCTCCGCGATTCTGCAATTATGCCGCGAGCTGGCGCTGTATCTTAAGATCGCCAAGCGCTATAAAAGCCCGGTGGAGCTGCGTCCGGCGAAGGACAAGCAGCCTGCGAAGAGCAAAGCGTAA
- a CDS encoding FMN-dependent NADH-azoreductase: protein MSNVLFIKANNRPAEQSVSVQLYNEFLASYKETHPQDQITELDLFAEQLPYYDNTLITGIYKAAQGFEATPEEAAGAALVKKYLDQFLAADKVVFAFPLWNMTVPAVLHTYIDYLNQAGTTFKYTAEGPVGLLTGKKAAVLNARGGVYSEGPAASAEMAVNFIMGNLNFWGFKETTQVIIEGHNQNPDKSADIIASGLQLAKTAAASF, encoded by the coding sequence ATGTCGAATGTACTGTTTATCAAAGCTAATAACCGCCCTGCCGAGCAATCCGTAAGTGTTCAGCTCTACAACGAGTTCCTGGCCAGCTACAAGGAAACTCATCCGCAGGACCAGATCACTGAACTCGACCTGTTCGCTGAACAGCTTCCTTACTACGATAACACACTAATCACTGGTATATACAAAGCCGCTCAGGGCTTCGAAGCTACTCCTGAAGAAGCAGCAGGCGCAGCACTTGTGAAGAAATATCTGGACCAGTTCCTGGCCGCTGACAAAGTAGTATTCGCCTTCCCGCTCTGGAATATGACCGTTCCGGCTGTACTGCACACTTATATCGATTACTTGAACCAGGCTGGAACTACCTTCAAGTATACTGCTGAAGGTCCTGTAGGACTCTTGACTGGCAAGAAAGCAGCTGTTCTGAACGCCAGAGGCGGCGTGTACTCCGAAGGCCCGGCCGCAAGTGCTGAAATGGCTGTTAACTTCATCATGGGTAACCTGAACTTCTGGGGCTTCAAGGAAACTACACAGGTAATCATCGAAGGACACAACCAGAACCCGGACAAATCCGCTGACATCATCGCTTCCGGCCTGCAACTGGCTAAGACAGCAGCAGCATCGTTCTAA
- the rsgA gene encoding ribosome small subunit-dependent GTPase A, giving the protein MKLEQYGWNEEWNRKWTEKLRLLDDRDYAAGRIAGDFGSKYRVITAAGEIWGELSGKFRHSLGGSGEYPAVGDWVVLAMQDGGAHAVIHGVLPRHSVISRKVAGPTQEEQIVATNVDTLFLVSALNDDFNVRRMERYLIMAWNSGANPVILLTKADLCTDAELKMAEMQQAAPGVPVHVVSALLGDGREELQPYIGNGQTVALTGSSGCGKSTMVNWLSGRNLQLTQDVREGDSRGRHTTTHRELFVLPDGGIIVDTPGMRELQLWEDDGGLDLAFGEISTLAAECRFSDCTHTREEGCAVLEAAASGVLDGKRLQNYHKTQKELQFQNSKEARQKRKTAAASTRSTPPRAKGNSWQRVLDEY; this is encoded by the coding sequence ATGAAGCTTGAACAGTACGGCTGGAATGAAGAATGGAACAGAAAATGGACAGAGAAGCTGCGGCTGCTGGACGACAGGGACTATGCAGCGGGCCGGATTGCCGGAGATTTCGGCAGTAAATACAGGGTGATTACCGCAGCAGGTGAAATATGGGGTGAGCTGTCAGGCAAATTCCGGCATTCGCTCGGCGGGTCCGGCGAGTATCCGGCGGTAGGCGACTGGGTGGTCCTGGCGATGCAGGATGGAGGAGCGCATGCAGTAATTCATGGGGTGCTTCCCCGTCACAGTGTCATCTCGCGTAAGGTGGCGGGCCCGACTCAGGAGGAGCAGATCGTGGCTACCAATGTAGATACTCTATTCCTGGTCAGTGCATTGAATGATGATTTCAATGTGCGGCGGATGGAACGTTATCTGATTATGGCCTGGAACAGCGGAGCGAATCCGGTCATTCTATTGACCAAGGCAGATCTATGTACAGATGCGGAGCTGAAAATGGCCGAAATGCAGCAGGCGGCTCCCGGTGTCCCGGTCCATGTGGTCAGCGCCTTACTGGGCGACGGACGGGAGGAGCTCCAGCCTTACATCGGCAACGGCCAGACGGTAGCGCTGACCGGTTCGTCCGGCTGCGGCAAATCGACGATGGTCAACTGGCTCAGCGGCCGCAATCTGCAGCTTACCCAGGATGTGCGGGAAGGGGACAGCCGGGGACGTCATACGACTACACACCGCGAGCTGTTCGTCCTCCCGGACGGCGGAATCATCGTCGATACGCCGGGAATGCGCGAGCTGCAATTATGGGAGGATGACGGAGGACTGGACCTGGCTTTCGGTGAGATCAGTACCCTTGCGGCGGAATGCCGCTTCAGTGACTGCACGCATACACGGGAGGAAGGCTGCGCCGTGCTTGAGGCTGCCGCGAGCGGTGTACTGGACGGGAAGCGGCTGCAGAATTACCACAAGACGCAGAAGGAGCTGCAATTCCAGAACAGCAAGGAAGCGAGACAGAAGCGCAAGACAGCCGCGGCCTCTACCAGAAGCACTCCGCCCCGCGCTAAGGGCAACAGCTGGCAGCGGGTGCTGGACGAATATTAA
- a CDS encoding putative amidoligase domain-containing protein, whose product MGAGGQDEYGSGRVGAGGQGEFGSGVDEIGGLGGGGMELRGVAGVLRTAAVRALYSLGLDSGEVELRAMGGRRYMVTGITPVVPDPAGTLPEPYQSASAALARMLDSEQPGRPGLLMGMDPEFLLLRESTGRVVPASRYLPTDGVAGCDAGPPGTHGVFPVAELRPAPRGEPRALLAQLMSAAREADRLIADRSLRWRAGGMPLRGWALGGHLHFSGVTLCAPLLRALDNYLALPLFLLEDIRAAARRPRYGVLGDFRPQPHGGFEYRTLPSFLVSPVIAKGAVCLAHLIVSHYEDLPLRPLDREDLHAAFYSGGKDLLRTAWPPLEAQLRALGGYAAAARWIDPLLRAIAEQQSWDESRDIRGSWVRSAPPDSGALPSGRADAFQ is encoded by the coding sequence GTGGGAGCTGGGGGGCAGGATGAGTATGGGAGCGGGAGAGTGGGAGCTGGAGGGCAAGGGGAGTTTGGGAGTGGCGTGGATGAGATTGGCGGCTTAGGTGGTGGGGGCATGGAGCTGCGGGGAGTTGCGGGGGTTCTGCGGACGGCAGCGGTGCGGGCACTGTATAGTCTGGGGCTGGACAGCGGTGAGGTGGAGCTGCGGGCTATGGGCGGGCGGCGGTACATGGTGACAGGCATCACTCCGGTGGTGCCTGATCCCGCAGGAACACTGCCTGAGCCATACCAGTCAGCATCCGCAGCGCTTGCGCGGATGCTTGACAGTGAGCAGCCGGGCCGGCCCGGGCTGCTCATGGGCATGGACCCGGAGTTCCTGCTGCTCCGGGAATCCACGGGCCGCGTCGTGCCGGCGTCGCGGTACCTGCCCACGGACGGCGTCGCGGGCTGCGACGCCGGACCCCCGGGAACGCACGGCGTGTTCCCGGTGGCGGAGCTGCGCCCTGCGCCGCGCGGGGAACCGCGCGCGCTGCTGGCGCAGCTGATGTCCGCCGCACGCGAGGCGGACCGGCTCATTGCCGACCGCTCGCTGCGCTGGCGGGCGGGAGGTATGCCGCTGCGGGGCTGGGCCCTCGGCGGCCACCTGCACTTCAGCGGCGTCACGCTGTGTGCGCCGCTCTTGCGTGCGCTAGATAACTATCTAGCGCTGCCCTTGTTCCTGCTGGAGGACATCCGGGCTGCGGCCCGGCGTCCCCGCTATGGCGTGCTCGGCGATTTCCGTCCTCAGCCGCATGGCGGCTTCGAGTACCGGACCCTGCCGAGCTTCCTGGTCTCCCCGGTCATCGCCAAAGGCGCGGTCTGCCTGGCTCACCTGATCGTGAGCCATTATGAAGACCTGCCGCTGCGCCCGCTCGACCGGGAAGACCTGCATGCCGCCTTCTACAGCGGCGGCAAAGACCTTCTGCGCACAGCCTGGCCTCCCCTGGAGGCGCAGCTGCGCGCACTGGGCGGCTACGCAGCCGCCGCCCGGTGGATTGATCCGCTGCTGCGCGCCATAGCGGAGCAGCAGAGCTGGGATGAGTCGCGGGATATCCGCGGCTCCTGGGTACGGAGCGCCCCGCCGGACTCCGGGGCGCTGCCGTCCGGGCGGGCGGATGCTTTTCAATAG
- a CDS encoding ABC transporter ATP-binding protein — translation MLPVVELKEVTHAYLGDREASLAIEDLNLSVGQGEFVSLVGPSGCGKTTILSIIAGLLQPSRGEVLLSGRKAAGPSPEVGYMLQQDYLFPWRTIENNALLGLELTGRLTGSSRAKSLQLLADMGLEGKEQAYPAQLSGGMRQRVALVRTLATDPGLLLLDEPFSALDYQIKLQLEDLVSETLMRRGTTAILVTHDLSEAIAVSSRVILLQPNPGRIRRIFEIPEAIRRTPPLYARDLPGFAELFHEVWKEMELAGREEM, via the coding sequence ATGCTTCCAGTAGTCGAGTTGAAGGAAGTCACGCACGCCTATCTGGGAGACCGCGAGGCTTCGCTTGCTATAGAAGATCTGAATCTCAGCGTCGGCCAAGGCGAGTTCGTCAGTCTGGTCGGACCGAGCGGCTGCGGCAAAACAACGATTCTGTCGATCATCGCCGGGCTGCTGCAGCCTTCACGCGGTGAGGTGCTGCTCAGCGGACGTAAGGCCGCGGGTCCTTCGCCGGAGGTCGGCTATATGCTCCAGCAGGACTATCTTTTTCCCTGGAGGACGATTGAGAATAACGCGCTGCTCGGGCTGGAGCTGACCGGAAGGCTCACCGGAAGCTCTCGTGCCAAATCGCTGCAGCTGCTGGCCGATATGGGGCTGGAAGGCAAGGAGCAAGCCTATCCGGCACAGCTATCGGGAGGGATGCGCCAGCGTGTTGCCCTCGTGCGGACACTGGCTACCGACCCCGGCTTGCTGCTGCTTGATGAACCGTTCTCGGCACTGGACTACCAGATTAAGCTGCAGCTGGAGGATCTGGTATCGGAGACGCTGATGCGCCGGGGAACCACGGCGATTCTGGTTACGCATGACCTGTCTGAAGCGATTGCGGTCAGCAGCCGGGTCATTCTGCTCCAGCCGAATCCGGGCAGAATCCGCCGGATTTTTGAGATTCCGGAAGCGATCCGCCGCACCCCGCCGCTGTATGCGCGGGACCTGCCGGGCTTCGCGGAGCTTTTTCACGAGGTATGGAAGGAAATGGAGCTGGCAGGGAGGGAAGAGATGTGA
- a CDS encoding outer spore coat protein CotE: MSLSHKRQTREIITKAICGKGRKFSTATHTVTPPHHPTSILGAWIINHQYEAVAAGNGIEVIGTYDVNIWYSYDKNKQTEVAKETVSYVELIPLSYLDPRHRASTAQVSAEATQEPNCVEAGVSPGGGSVTLRVEREFEAELVAETKVRVYVSDQSDDLEDKDYDFEGENYDYDDLDPDALDDEL, encoded by the coding sequence ATGTCATTAAGCCATAAACGTCAAACAAGGGAGATCATTACGAAGGCAATTTGCGGCAAAGGTCGTAAGTTCTCTACAGCAACCCATACCGTGACTCCGCCACATCATCCGACTAGTATTCTGGGGGCTTGGATCATTAACCACCAGTACGAAGCGGTTGCCGCCGGGAACGGAATCGAAGTAATCGGTACCTATGATGTGAACATCTGGTATTCGTACGACAAAAACAAGCAGACCGAGGTTGCCAAGGAAACGGTCTCCTATGTGGAGCTTATTCCATTGTCGTACCTCGACCCGAGACACCGTGCTTCCACGGCACAGGTCTCTGCGGAGGCAACGCAGGAACCCAATTGTGTGGAAGCCGGGGTATCGCCGGGCGGAGGCAGTGTGACACTCCGGGTGGAACGCGAGTTCGAGGCGGAACTGGTGGCTGAGACCAAGGTCCGCGTGTATGTCAGTGATCAGAGTGACGATCTGGAAGACAAGGATTATGATTTTGAAGGCGAGAATTATGATTACGATGATTTGGACCCTGACGCTCTGGATGATGAGTTGTAG
- a CDS encoding HD-GYP domain-containing protein produces MNNSNDQYIGKQLVANLFNHSGVFVLPALTLLTGEHIRLITQHKIVLEPQDVVQVDSAAFYQLAVDDCTAAMESIFEQLRYTKTKRLPMIELRNEVIPFIQQVSEKNDFFGILSALQTKDDYTYRHNVAVGIISTLLGKWLKLKPDELSMLTIAATLHDIGKIMIPAEILTKPGPLSEDEYALMKKHTTYGYEMIRDTVGTNHMQALVALQHHERMDGSGYPFGVLGHRITDFSKIVAVADIFHAMTSDRFYRTAAPLYEVLKQMDENVYGKLDPYICSVFINKLMQSMIGNEVLLTDGQIGKIIMILAHDPLRPLVNIGEDFIDLSRHRQLGIVRVLS; encoded by the coding sequence ATGAATAACAGCAATGATCAATATATCGGCAAACAGCTGGTAGCGAACCTTTTTAATCATAGCGGTGTATTTGTCTTGCCGGCATTGACCCTGCTCACCGGAGAGCATATCCGCCTGATTACGCAGCACAAGATCGTTCTGGAGCCGCAGGATGTGGTCCAGGTCGACAGCGCTGCATTCTATCAGCTGGCTGTGGATGACTGTACGGCGGCAATGGAGAGTATTTTTGAACAGCTGCGCTATACGAAGACGAAGCGTCTGCCGATGATTGAGCTCAGGAATGAAGTGATCCCGTTCATCCAGCAGGTGAGCGAGAAGAATGATTTCTTTGGAATATTGTCTGCGCTGCAGACTAAGGATGATTATACATACAGGCATAATGTGGCGGTAGGGATCATCTCTACACTGCTCGGCAAATGGCTGAAGCTGAAGCCGGACGAGCTGAGTATGCTGACGATTGCTGCGACGCTGCATGATATCGGCAAAATTATGATTCCGGCCGAAATCCTGACCAAGCCGGGTCCGCTGAGTGAGGATGAATATGCCCTGATGAAGAAGCACACGACCTATGGCTATGAGATGATCCGCGATACGGTGGGCACCAATCATATGCAGGCGCTCGTGGCGCTGCAGCATCACGAACGGATGGACGGCAGCGGCTATCCCTTCGGCGTGCTGGGCCACCGGATTACGGATTTCAGCAAGATCGTAGCGGTGGCGGATATTTTCCACGCGATGACTTCGGACCGGTTCTACCGTACAGCCGCGCCGCTGTATGAGGTGCTTAAGCAGATGGACGAGAATGTCTACGGCAAGCTGGACCCGTATATCTGCAGTGTGTTCATTAATAAGCTGATGCAGTCGATGATCGGCAATGAGGTGCTCCTGACGGACGGGCAGATCGGCAAAATCATTATGATTCTGGCCCATGACCCGCTGCGTCCGCTGGTGAACATCGGTGAGGACTTCATCGATCTCAGCCGCCACCGGCAGCTTGGCATCGTACGTGTACTTTCCTAG
- a CDS encoding ABC transporter permease, with product MRRKSQVIMVRSSLLLVFFVLWEAGARMGWVDELLFSYPTKVFGQVWEDMVSGSLWPHLGMTVGETAVGFILGTLIGTLLAVVIWWSPFLSAVLDPYMVVFNSMPKVALGPIFIVMFGAGFTAIVITTLSITVIITTLVVYNSFCSVDPNLVKVVRSFGASKSQEFCKVILPASFPAVVSTLKVNVGMSWVGVIVGEFLVAKSGLGYLIIYGFQVFNFTLVMSSLLIIAAVATAMYQLVVYVEKLLLSGR from the coding sequence CTGCGCCGCAAGAGTCAGGTGATTATGGTCCGGAGCAGCCTGCTGCTGGTGTTCTTCGTGCTCTGGGAAGCCGGGGCCCGAATGGGCTGGGTTGATGAGCTGTTGTTCAGCTATCCGACGAAGGTGTTCGGGCAGGTCTGGGAGGACATGGTCAGCGGCAGTCTGTGGCCGCATCTGGGAATGACCGTGGGCGAGACAGCGGTGGGCTTCATTCTGGGTACCTTAATCGGGACGCTGCTGGCTGTCGTCATCTGGTGGTCACCTTTTCTGTCCGCCGTTCTGGACCCTTATATGGTTGTATTCAACAGTATGCCGAAGGTGGCACTCGGGCCGATTTTCATTGTCATGTTCGGGGCAGGCTTCACTGCCATCGTTATTACTACCTTATCGATTACCGTGATTATCACGACTCTGGTAGTGTACAACAGCTTTTGCAGCGTGGACCCGAATCTGGTCAAGGTGGTGCGCTCCTTCGGCGCTTCCAAGAGCCAGGAGTTCTGCAAAGTCATTCTCCCTGCGTCGTTCCCGGCTGTGGTCTCCACCCTTAAGGTGAATGTCGGCATGTCCTGGGTCGGCGTCATTGTCGGTGAATTTCTGGTGGCGAAATCGGGGCTGGGGTATCTGATCATCTACGGCTTTCAGGTGTTCAACTTCACCCTGGTCATGTCGAGCCTGCTCATTATTGCGGCTGTGGCTACGGCTATGTACCAGCTGGTGGTGTATGTGGAGAAGCTGCTGCTGTCAGGGCGGTAA